In Flavobacterium sp. 83, the genomic window TGAAATCGATAGGCAAGCTGGGTGGACAAAACAAAATCCCCAGACTTTCTAATGACAGAGCCATTGTAGATTTATTAAACAAATAACAAAAGGGTTACATTTGAGTTTTAGAAAATAAAAATAATGAAAGATACTAAACACATATCACGCTCCAGAGCACAGGAATCATCGGCAGCTATTGAAAAAATGTACATTACGATGCGTCATTTATTCAATAGAGGATTTTATAAACCAATGGGAATTTCCGGTGATACTTTGAGAGAAGCTCTATTGGCTTTACGCCCGGAAATTTACGGTAATATTGGCGAAGAAAAAGTCGAATTGAATGGTCTTTTGTATGTTATTGAGCGTTTGCCTGTAGGAATTGAAGAATGTAGATTCATTAATTTAACTTCGGATGAAGGGTATTCTAAATCCCACTTTCAAGCGATTGTTCCACCAAAAAGACGCCGTAACTGTTATCGAATTGACGAAGAACAAATGAATGTGGAGATTACACGTGGACGTTCGGATATTTATGATATTTTGACGCATTTGACGTTCATTTTCATCGAATCCCATAAAATAAGAAACAGGGTTTTACTGGATGATGCAGGCGAAGTTTCGCGGGATTGGTTCAAACTGGAACAAGCGGTTTCCCAAAATAAAAAACTAACTCTGGTTGAAAAAGAGAAAGCAATTTCGCATGCTTCAAACATTCTGGGAAGAACATTTGAGGAAGTTTTAGAGATTTATGATGCTTTTGGTTCCGTAACATCGCCAGATCGTTTCTTGCATGTTATTTTTTGGTTGGGGAAATTAGCCATTGAGGAAGTGGTTGAGAATAATAAAAGAACCATCACATTCAGCCCAATTCTAAGAGAACGATTAGGACATCATATTCATGGCGAAATTTGGGCTACGAACATCAAGGAGGTTTTGAAAGAGAATCAGCTTCTAGACCGACCTATTCATGTGATTAGTGCCAATATGCATAGTGTAATGAACTCTATTTTTGCAACGCCAGTTTTAAAAACAAAGTTCAAAGACAAATCTGATTTCTTTATTTATGAAGAATTAAGTAAGTCTGGTGCCAATGAAGTTCGCAATCAAGTGGAAGACGTGGCTTTGAAATACGGAATGATTTCGTTGCCGGATACTTCAGGAACCAATATTGACGTGCAAATTTTTGATACTGCAAAAATTGACTGGGCTAAAACCTCGTTTCCAAAAGCAAATACAGGAGATATAAAACCGGTAATAATCGTGATGGATTACGCTTTTGGCGAGCAAGCGTATGAAACAATTGACGAATTATTGAAACCGTACAAAAAAGAGACTTTATTGAATGTGGAATCAGTTTCGATCATGGGAAAAGCGGGAATCTTGGAAGGTGGAAAAGGAGATATTATGATTCCGAATGCGCACATCAATGAGGGAACAGCTGATAATTATTTTTTCCATAACGAACTTACGCCTGATATGTTTGAAGGGAATGATATTGCAGTTTTTGCCGGCCCAATGGTTACTGTACTGGGAACATCATTGCAAAACCGGGATTTATTAAAGTTTTTTCACGAATCGACTTGGGGTGTAATTGGATTAGAAATGGAAGGTTCTTATTATCAAAAAGCCATTCAATCTGCCTCCAAAATCAGAAAAAGCGTTCCTTTGGACATCAAAGTAAGATATGCGTATTATGCTTCGGATAATCCATTGGAAACAGGAAGCACATTAGCTTCAGGAGGATTGGGAACAACAGGAGTAAAACCAACGTATTTGATTACCATTAAAATATTGGAACAAATTTTCAACGTAAAATAAAAGAATAGCATGAATAAAAACGAACCCAATAATCAAGAGGATCAGGAAATTGATTTATCACAAATTTCTAAGAAAATTAGAATTCTTTTTCAGGAATTTAATACTTTTTTATTTAGATGTATTCAGTTTTTTGTAAAAAATGCAATTGTGGTTTCAATTTTGGCACTAGTTGGAGTTTCACTAGGAATATTTTTAGACCATACACAAAAAGCCTATAATCATCAAATTATAGTAATGCCAAATTTTGGAAGCACGGATTATTTATATTCAAAAATTGAATTAATTGAATCTAAAATTAAGGAAGGAGACACTGTTTTTTTAAAAGAAGTTGTCGGGATAAAAAAGCCGAAACAAATTACGAAAATAGAAATCAATCCAATAGTGGATGTTTATAAATTTATTGAAAATAAGCCAGAAAATTTTGAACTAATTAAGTTGATAGCAGAAGATGGAGATATTAAAAAGACCGTCGAGGATAATTTGACCAGTAAAAATTATACGTTCCATAAGTTATCATTTATCACAGGAAAATTAACCAGCAATAATGAAACAGTTGAGCCTTTATTAAACTTTTTGAACAATACTGATTATTACAAGAAAATTCAGAAAGGAGTAGTGAACAATATTCAAATTAAGATGGTTCAAAATGACTCCATAATTTCACAAATAAATGCAGTTTTAAACGGATTTTCTAACAGGATGAATGGTGCGACAAAAAGTGATAAACTGGTTTATTATAATGAAAATACACAATTAAATGATATTATAAAGACTAAAGAGGGGCTAATTAATGAACAAGGAACCAATAGACTTAGCCTCATTAGTTTAGATAAAATTATAAAAGAGAATAGTTCAACATTAAATATTAAAAATAGCAGTTCAGTCAATGGAAAATTAAAATTTGTTTTGCCAATTTTATTTATTCTATGCTTTATTCTACTTCAAATGTTTATTGCTTTTTATAGAAAACAATCTTTAAAAGCATTGCAAAACAGATAATTATTTGGGTAAAAACGATTGTAAAATAAAAAAGAGTTTAAGAGCAGATAAACATATAAACAAATATATTTTTAAGAAATAAAATATATTTTTGTAAAAAAAAACAGAGATGAAAATTAAATTAATAGCAGCAAGTTTATTTTTAACATTGGCATTAGTTTCTTGTAAAAAAGAAGATAAGAAAGAAGTAGCTGCCCCAGTTGAAGAAGTAAAAGCAAATACATTTGATGTTATTGTTGATTTGGTGATTAAAAAAGATGACGAATTAATTCTTTTTTATAAAGATCCGTCGATTAATTATTTTGACGAAAAAAATACCGTTTATTATGGTATAAAAGGCAAACAAGAGCCTCAAACTATAACATTCAGCATTCCTGAAGGAGTTTTACCAAATGATATTCGTTTTGATATAAGTTCGAAAAAAGATCAAGAACCGGTAAAAATTAACTCCATAACTTTAAGTTTTGAAGGAAGGACATTCAGAGTTGATCAAAAAGATTTACTGAAATATTTTACACCGAATGAATTTATAACATTTGATGAAGCTTCGTCGACAGCGACTTTTATTCCAAAAGGAGATCAATACGACCCAATTTTTAATACAAAACCAGCAGTTTACGTAGAGTTAGAAAAAGTTAGAGGAGTTAAATTATAGTTCATAATAAACTAAATTTTCAAAAGGCTATTCCTAATAAGGTGTAGCCTTATTTTTATAAAAAATACATGAAATACATGTTTAGTTTTTTAAATAAAGTTCTATACGATAAAAAGCACAAAACATTAGTTTCTAATTTTGTTTACCTTGCTATACTCCAAGCTTTAAATTTACTTTTACCCTTAATTACCTTCCCTTATTTAGTAAGAGTTTTGGGCATAGAAAACTTTGGATTATTGTCTTTTTCATTGGCATTAATTACTTATTTTCAGATTATTACTGATTTTGGATTCAACTCAATCGCTACCAGAGATATTTCGGTTGCAATCGATGATAAAAAAAGGCAACAAGATATTTTTAATGACGTAATGTCTACAAAATTATTTTTGCTTGTTTTGTGTTTCCTTTTGATGTCAATTATCGTTTTTAGTTTTGAAATATTCAGGAATCATTGGGAAATTTATTTTTTCTCTTTTGGATCCGTTCTTGGTCAGGCTATTTTTCCAGTTTGGTTTTTCCAAGGAATGCAAAAGATGCGGTATATTACTTATCTGAATCTATTTACAAAAATCATTTTCACAATCGCAATTTTTGTTTTTGTTAAACAACGAGAAGATTATTTTTTAGTCCCTATTTTCAATGCTTTAGGGTTTATAACAGCTGGAATTCTATCCTTTTATTTTGTGAAGAAGCACTTTGATTTACAATTAAAATTGCAATCCTTTGAAAGAATTAAAAACCAATTAGTTAAAGGGAAGTATGTGTTTTTATCCGAATTAAAAATTTCTTTATTTACCAATACCAATACATTGATATTAGGGATTTTTGTAGGCAATCAAGCAGTTGGTTACTTTAGTGCTGCAGAAAAATTAGCCAGAGCAATTGGAAATTTGCAAACACCAATTTCGAATGCCTTATTTCCTTTTTTGGCCAATGAAATGATTTCAAATAAAATTCAGACGATTAAGAAGATAAATAAGATTACAATAATTGGCGCATTATTTTTTTCGATTTTAGTGCTGTTAGGATTCTTTTTTTCGAAAGAAATTATAACATTAGTTTATGGAGAAGCTATGAATCCAACCATCGTTTTATTTAAAATATTAATCATTATTCCCCTTGCATCATTTTTAGATACAATGTTTGGTAAACAAATTTTATTAAATTTAGGGAAAGATAATTTGTATTTTCGTGTCATTTTATGGGCAACAATTTTAAATATCAGTATAAATTTAGGATTAACCTATTTTTATAAAGAGCTTGGAACAGCTATTGCACTTATTATTACGCAAATTTTTATCGTATTAGGAATGTGGTTTTATGCAAAAAAAGAAACGGATAAATTCTGTCAATAAAAAGAGCCATGACACAAATTAAAGTAAGCGTCATTATTCCTGTATACAATGCAGAAGGATTTTTGGTTGATTGTATTCAATCGTTGATAAGTCAAACATTACAGGAATGTGAGTTTATTTTTGTCAACGACGGTTCCTCAGATTCCAGCCAACAAATTATAGCGCAATTCCAGGAAAAAGACAATAGGATTATCCTAATTAATCAGGAGAATAAAGGCATTAGTGGGGCCAGAAATACAGGAATTGAAGCCTCAAAAGGGACCTATATTGGGTTTGTTGATAATGATGATTATGTAAAAGAAACCCTATTTGAAACGTTATATAACAATGCCATAATAAATGATCTTGATATTGTAGTTTCAAAAACGATTTTAGGTAGAGATAATAAGTATATTATTAAACAAGCTGTTTTTCCTGTTGAAAATATATATGAGCAGGAGTTTATCCAGAAAAATATTATTCCAAGTTTATTGCGTGAGGAAGATTTATTTGCCGTTTGGAATAAAATTTACAAACGTAGTTTAGTGTTTCAGCAGCAAGTTCGATTCCCAAAAACAAGGGTTATTGAAGAGGACAATATGTTTAACATTCAAGCGTTTAATAAGGCTACTAAAGTGATTTTTATAGACTATAGCGGTTATTTCTACCGAGAAGTAGGTTCGAGTGAATCCAGAAAAACGATTGAAAACGATTATTTTGATAAGGCACTGCAAAAATTCAATTTTGATTATAAAAAGGAATATGATCTTTCCATTACCTATCAAGAATTAGAAAAGTTAAAAGCCATTCGTTTCATAAGGAGAGTGTGTTATTTAGTATATAAATGTGCCACGGCTGAAACTTCTTTCGACAAAAAAATGGGCTATATTAAAAACATGGTTTTTCACCCAACAGTTTTTTCTATATCAAATAAATATAAGGATGAGATACTGTATAATAGAG contains:
- a CDS encoding flippase; this translates as MKYMFSFLNKVLYDKKHKTLVSNFVYLAILQALNLLLPLITFPYLVRVLGIENFGLLSFSLALITYFQIITDFGFNSIATRDISVAIDDKKRQQDIFNDVMSTKLFLLVLCFLLMSIIVFSFEIFRNHWEIYFFSFGSVLGQAIFPVWFFQGMQKMRYITYLNLFTKIIFTIAIFVFVKQREDYFLVPIFNALGFITAGILSFYFVKKHFDLQLKLQSFERIKNQLVKGKYVFLSELKISLFTNTNTLILGIFVGNQAVGYFSAAEKLARAIGNLQTPISNALFPFLANEMISNKIQTIKKINKITIIGALFFSILVLLGFFFSKEIITLVYGEAMNPTIVLFKILIIIPLASFLDTMFGKQILLNLGKDNLYFRVILWATILNISINLGLTYFYKELGTAIALIITQIFIVLGMWFYAKKETDKFCQ
- a CDS encoding glycosyltransferase, with product MTQIKVSVIIPVYNAEGFLVDCIQSLISQTLQECEFIFVNDGSSDSSQQIIAQFQEKDNRIILINQENKGISGARNTGIEASKGTYIGFVDNDDYVKETLFETLYNNAIINDLDIVVSKTILGRDNKYIIKQAVFPVENIYEQEFIQKNIIPSLLREEDLFAVWNKIYKRSLVFQQQVRFPKTRVIEEDNMFNIQAFNKATKVIFIDYSGYFYREVGSSESRKTIENDYFDKALQKFNFDYKKEYDLSITYQELEKLKAIRFIRRVCYLVYKCATAETSFDKKMGYIKNMVFHPTVFSISNKYKDEILYNRGKYEFLVLKIIKNKTIVGLYLLVLSIKTVYHPKISEIIRFLNNPRIQNT